The genomic window TGCGTAAACTATATCTCACAGGAACAGAATCCTATGCCGCAAAATCAAATCGGGTCTTAACCGTTTCCCAGCACTCGGCGCAGCAAATTGCCATTCACACGCCAATTCAACAAAAAAAGTTGAAGGTAGTATATAACTGGATTCCTGAAAACTTCGATGACGTTACCGATGAAGAGACTAATCTGGTGAGAAAGAAATATCAATTACCCGAAGAATTTTGGTTATATATGGGTGGATACGACTTTCGCAAAAATGTTGATATGCTAATCAAAGCCTACGCGACAGTTGCTCAGAAAAAAAATTGTCCACCACTTGTCCTGGCTGGAAAATTACCAGATGAAAAATCGCCACTCTATTGCCATCCAATGACTACAGCTAAGCATTGTCATATTGATGATAAATCTCTGTTAAATCCGGGCTTTATTCATGACAAAGACATCGCATCTCTCTACAAAGCAGCTAGGCTGGTTATCTATCCTTCACTTTATGAAGGATTTGGTCTCCCAATACTTGAGGCATCCTCAGTTGAAACACCAGTTATAGCATCTCACTCCAGTAGCATTCCGGAAATCATCGAGAATCGGAATTGTCTTTTTGATCCACTCTCGGTAGATGATTTAATCCTAAAGTTAGCAAAAGCCGCTGATCATCCAGAATCGTTTCTAAATCCCCTAAAAGATAAATTCACTGAAAAAAAATGCCTGAAACAATACCTAGATATATTAAAGGATGTAGATGATAACCATTCTTAAACTAAGTTCTATACTCTAAAGTTCCATTCGCTCTTAAAATCTCTATCTAATAGAGTGGAAAGTATATCGACGTCTTCGCTTAGATTCTCTAGAAGATACTCATATACATGGTAGTCGGAGCTATCAAATCGTTTTTCAATAGTGTTTGCCTTCCAGAGAGTGTCAAATAAGCGAGATCTCAGCTTATCGGGCAACAAGCTTTTGGCCATCCGTCTAGGAAATGAATTTCTATCGATCATCAATTGGTGTAACCAATTAACCCTAGACTTGCCTCCTTTATTACTCCAAGGTAGCTGGAGCTTGGAGTTATCATCTATTTCAAGAAAGTCAGACAAAGAGCGCAAACTTTCAACTGGGCTATCACGAAGCTTATCTAGTGTTTCAATCCAAAAACTAGATCTTGGAAATGCGCTAAAATAGCGCTTAATATGTCCTGTAAATGAAGCAAGATTAAGGTACTGCAACATGATAGGAGCAAATGTGTAAGGACCATAGTTGGCTTGTTTACCCTGCCTTCTTTCTTTCTCTAACGCTAAGGCATCTTTTAGAGAAGTTGCCCCCTCATAACCTTGTAGTCTATTGTG from Verrucomicrobiota bacterium includes these protein-coding regions:
- a CDS encoding glycosyltransferase family 1 protein, with the translated sequence MKLIVNGSFLSKPHVGMGMHTLRLIKGLKRQYPELDFSVVLPQDLKFNIAQDIHFIYSPASSLKHPLLNTIHQSLIITQYCKKNYPEAIFHSPFPMWSLWQPQKTIVTLHDCLYQIYPEYMGKRGLRKLYLTGTESYAAKSNRVLTVSQHSAQQIAIHTPIQQKKLKVVYNWIPENFDDVTDEETNLVRKKYQLPEEFWLYMGGYDFRKNVDMLIKAYATVAQKKNCPPLVLAGKLPDEKSPLYCHPMTTAKHCHIDDKSLLNPGFIHDKDIASLYKAARLVIYPSLYEGFGLPILEASSVETPVIASHSSSIPEIIENRNCLFDPLSVDDLILKLAKAADHPESFLNPLKDKFTEKKCLKQYLDILKDVDDNHS
- a CDS encoding sulfotransferase domain-containing protein, which encodes MIQFPNLFIIGAPKCGTTSLFDALVQHPEITGSNIKEPVYLCSDLERKSHQMTRDEYLNLFDFSKDSKYYCEASVLYLYSQAACREICLSSVDPKIIIMLRNPIDFIESLYSHNRLQGYEGATSLKDALALEKERRQGKQANYGPYTFAPIMLQYLNLASFTGHIKRYFSAFPRSSFWIETLDKLRDSPVESLRSLSDFLEIDDNSKLQLPWSNKGGKSRVNWLHQLMIDRNSFPRRMAKSLLPDKLRSRLFDTLWKANTIEKRFDSSDYHVYEYLLENLSEDVDILSTLLDRDFKSEWNFRV